A window of the Saccharomyces eubayanus strain FM1318 chromosome II, whole genome shotgun sequence genome harbors these coding sequences:
- the YCG1 gene encoding condensin subunit YCG1, producing MHNSDGNDINTKIFNSVAEVFQKAQSSYAGHRKHIAVLKKIQSKAVEQGYEDAFNFWFDKLVTKILPLKKNEIIGDRIVKLVAAFIASLDRELILAKKQDYQLTNDEEGVFSRFVDQFIRHILRGVESLDKNVRFRVLQLLAVIMDNIGEIDESLFNLLILSLNKRIHDREPTVRIQAVFCLTKFQDEEQTEHLTELSDDEDNYEATRTLVATIQNDPSAEVRRAAMLNLINDNNTRPYILERARDVNIINRRLVYSRILKSMGKSCFDDIEPHIFDQLIEWGLEDRESSVKNACKRLISHDWLNILDGDLIELLEKLEVSRSPVCVKAIEALFQSRPDVLSKIKFPESIWKDFTVEISFLFRAFYSYCLDNDITEMLEENFPEASKLSEHLNHYIILRFHQEDVPNDSPVSLDDRTLEFIIEQLLITAEKYDFSDEVGRRSMLTVVRNMLALTALSEPLIKIGIRVMKSLSINERDFVTMAIEIINDIRDDDIEKQEQEERKKGKKNDLSANGDDDDNNINDDAANDDDEDDNIASFHSAVENLVQGNGNVSESDIMNNLPPEKEASSETIVLCLTRSSCMLELVNTPLTENILIASLMDTLITPAVRNTAPNIRELGVKNLGLCCLLDVKLAIDNMYILGMCVSKGNSSLKYIALQVIVDIFSVHGNTVVDGEGKVDSISLHKIFYKVLKNNGLPECQVIAAEGLCKLFLADVFTDDDLFETLVLSYFSPINSSNEALVQAFAFCIPVYCFSHPNHQQRMSRTAADILLRLCVLWDDMQSTVETGANREAMLKPNIIFQQLIFWTDPRNLVNQTDSTKKDIVQLTFLIDVLKIFTQIEKKEIKKMILTNINAIFFSADQDYSTLKKILEYSDDIAENDTLDSVSKNALDKLRNNLNVVIEEINERSGIQTKDENNTTNDQYSSILGDSFNKLANGTPDNSIDTTAENDTGTTKAPENILVADNAGEKNQNNSRKRTRSETEQDTTSTNPETTFIQNTSAVTKNVSFILPEEEADAMSVDEEDNSPDSFTDV from the coding sequence ATGCATAATTCTGACGGGAACGACATTAATACAAAAATCTTTAACTCAGTTGCTGAGGTGTTTCAGAAGGCACAGAGCTCGTATGCGGGACACAGGAAGCATATAgctgttttgaaaaagatccAGTCAAAAGCTGTCGAGCAAGGGTATGAAGACGCTTTTAACTTTTGGTTTGATAAATTAGTTACAAAGATTTTGCCcctgaagaaaaatgagaTTATCGGGGACAGAATAGTAAAATTAGTCGCTGCGTTTATAGCCTCTTTAGATCGAGAGTTGATCTTAGCCAAAAAACAAGATTACCAGCTCACgaacgatgaagaaggtgtattttcaagatttgTTGACCAATTCATAAGACACATTTTGCGTGGAGTAGAGAGTCTAGACAAGAATGTCAGGTTTAGGGTTTTACAATTATTAGCTGTTATAATGGATAATATCGgtgaaattgatgaatcacttttcaatttgttgatACTTTCTCTGAATAAAAGGATCCACGATAGAGAACCAACTGTTAGAATACAGGCTGTGTTTTGCCTAACCAAGTTTCAGGACGAAGAGCAAACTGAGCATCTAACCGAGCtttctgatgatgaagataattATGAAGCCACGAGGACCTTGGTTGCTACGATTCAGAACGACCCGTCAGCTGAAGTGCGTAGAGCTGCTATGCTGAACCTGATCAATGATAATAACACCAGACCCTATATTTTGGAGAGAGCAAGAGACGTGAATATCATCAATAGAAGGCTTGTGTATTCgagaattttgaaatctatGGGGAAAAGTTGTTTTGATGATATCGAGCCACATATTTTTGATCAGTTAATAGAATGGGGGTTGGAGGATAGAGAGTCGTCGGTAAAAAACGCATGTAAGAGGCTCATTTCTCATGACTGGTTGAACATTCTAGACGGTGACTTAATTGAGTTGCTAGAAAAGCTGGAGGTTTCTAGATCCCCAGTATGTGTCAAGGCTATAGAAGCCCTATTCCAGTCACGGCCAGATGTACTCTCCAAAATCAAGTTCCCCGAAAGCATTTGGAAGGACTTTACCGTGGAAATCTCCTTTCTCTTTCGGGCCTTTTATTCGTACTGTTTGGATAATGATATAACAGAAATGTTGGAAGAAAACTTTCCAGAAGCTTCAAAATTATCTGAGCATTTAAACCATTACATTATTCTTAGATTTCATCAAGAAGATGTGCCCAATGATTCTCCAGTAAGTTTAGATGACAGAACTTTAGAATTTATTATTGAACAGCTATTAATTACGGCAGAAAAATATGATTTTAGCGATGAAGTTGGGAGGAGATCAATGCTTACAGTCGTAAGAAATATGTTAGCTTTGACTGCACTATCCGAGCCTCTCATTAAAATTGGCATCCGCGTAATGAAAAGTTTGTCGATAAACGAAAGAGACTTTGTAACGATGGCAATAGAAATTATCAACGACATTAGAGatgatgatattgaaaagcaagaacaggaagagagaaagaaaggcaaaaaaaatgatctGTCTGCTAACGGagacgatgatgataataacaTAAACGATGATGCCGctaatgatgatgacgaagacgatAATATTGCGTCCTTCCACTCTGCAGTAGAAAACTTAGTGCAAGGAAACGGCAATGTTTCAGAGAGTGACATAATGAACAACCTCCCACCTGAAAAGGAGGCAAGCTCAGAGACAATTGTTCTTTGTCTCACAAGATCGTCATGTATGTTAGAGTTGGTCAATACACCCCTAACAGAAAACATTTTAATTGCATCGTTAATGGACACTTTAATTACACCTGCAGTTAGAAATACCGCACCAAATATCAGAGAGCTTGGTGTCAAAAACTTGGGTTTATGCTGTCTCTTGGACGTCAAGTTGGCTATTGACAACATGTACATTTTGGGTATGTGTGTTTCTAAAGGTAATTCATCATTAAAATACATTGCGCTACAAGTCATCGTAGACATTTTCTCTGTGCACGGTAACACTGTGGTGGATGGTGAAGGTAAAGTAGACTCCATATCATTGCacaaaatattttacaaggttttaaaaaacaatggTCTACCAGAGTGTCAGGTGATAGCTGCAGAAGGGTTGTGCAAACTTTTTTTAGCAGACGTGTTCACCGATGATGATTTGTTCGAAACGTTAGTTTTATCATATTTTTCGCCAATCAATTCCTCAAATGAGGCATTGGTGCAAGCATTTGCATTCTGTATCCCAGTATACTGTTTTTCACATCCTAATCATCAGCAGCGTATGTCAAGAACGGCTGCAGATATACTTTTAAGACTATGCGTTCTTTGGGATGACATGCAAAGTACTGTAGAAACTGGAGCTAATCGTGAGGCAATGCTAAAGCCCAACATTATATTTCAGCAACTAATATTTTGGACCGATCCGCGCAATTTAGTTAATCAAACAGACTCTACTAAAAAGGATATAGTGCAACTCACATTCTTGATTGATGTGCTCAAGATATTTACACAGATtgagaagaaggaaataaaaaaaatgatattaACAAACATAAATGCTATATTTTTCTCAGCTGACCAGGACTATTCTACTTTAAAGAAGATTCTTGAGTATTCTGATGATATCGCAGAGAATGATACCTTAGACAGTGTCAGCAAAAATGCTCTGGACAAattaagaaacaatttGAATGTAGTCATCGAAGAGATTAACGAAAGGTCAGgaattcaaacaaaagatgaaaacaacaCGACGAATGACCAATACTCATCCATCTTAGGGGATTCCTTTAATAAACTGGCAAATGGCACACCAGATAACAGTATCGATACAACTGCCGAAAATGACACGGGAACCACCAAAGCGCCTGAAAATATTTTAGTGGCAGATAACGCAGGAGAAAAGAACCAAAATAATTCCAGGAAAAGGACAAGGTCTGAAACGGAACAAGATACTACATCCACTAATCCAGAAACTACTTTCATTCAAAACACTTCAGCTGTAACAAAGAATGTGAGTTTTATCTTACCCGAAGAGGAAGCAGACGCAATGTCGGtagacgaagaagataatAGTCCAGATTCCTTTACGGATGTTTAA